One window from the genome of Streptomyces sp. NBC_00708 encodes:
- a CDS encoding ATP-binding cassette domain-containing protein, with the protein MTAPQAQDGPQDAGRQALVELDDVAKYYGNIKALEGVSLEVHAGEISCVLGDNGAGKSTLIKIIAGLHRHDAGRFLIDGEETTLANPRDALDRGIATVYQDLAVVPLMPVWRNFFLGSEPTTGAGPFKRLDVKVMRETTRSALLRMGIDLRDVDQPIGTLSGGERQCVAIARAVHFGAKVLVLDEPTAALGVKQSGVVLKYIAAARDAGLGVVLITHNPHHAYLVGDRFVLLKRGVMAGSHTKESITLDELTRQMAGGSELEELSHELERATGPGPVDKA; encoded by the coding sequence ATGACGGCCCCCCAGGCCCAGGACGGGCCGCAGGACGCCGGCCGGCAGGCTCTCGTCGAGCTCGACGACGTGGCCAAGTACTACGGCAACATCAAGGCGCTGGAAGGCGTCTCGCTGGAGGTCCACGCGGGCGAGATCTCCTGCGTCCTCGGCGACAACGGCGCCGGCAAGTCCACTCTCATCAAGATCATCGCGGGGCTGCACCGGCACGACGCGGGGCGGTTCCTCATCGACGGCGAGGAGACCACCCTCGCCAACCCGCGCGACGCCCTGGACCGGGGCATCGCCACGGTCTACCAGGACCTGGCCGTCGTCCCGCTGATGCCCGTCTGGCGCAACTTCTTCCTCGGCTCCGAGCCGACGACCGGCGCAGGACCGTTCAAGCGCCTCGACGTCAAGGTGATGCGCGAGACGACCCGCTCGGCCCTGCTGCGCATGGGCATCGACCTGCGCGACGTGGACCAGCCCATCGGCACCCTGTCCGGCGGCGAGCGCCAGTGCGTGGCCATCGCGCGCGCCGTCCACTTCGGCGCGAAGGTCCTCGTCCTGGACGAGCCGACCGCCGCGCTCGGCGTCAAGCAGTCCGGGGTCGTCCTGAAGTACATCGCCGCCGCCCGGGACGCCGGCCTCGGCGTGGTCCTCATCACCCACAACCCGCACCACGCGTATCTCGTCGGCGACCGGTTCGTCCTGCTCAAGCGGGGCGTCATGGCCGGCAGCCACACCAAGGAGAGCATCACGCTCGACGAGCTGACCCGCCAGATGGCGGGCGGCAGCGAGCTGGAGGAGCTGAGCCACGAGCTGGAGCGCGCCACCGGTCCGGGCCCCGTCGACAAGGCGTAG
- a CDS encoding ROK family glucokinase: MSTYRDFAHRGSARATVLRTVGTRERRSHLTAPRVPTVGIDIGGTKVMAGVVDADGTILETVRTETPDKSKSPKVVEDTIVELVLDLSDRHDVHAVGIGAAGWVDADRSKVLFAPHLAWRDEPLRDAIASRLVVPVMVDNDANTAAWAEWRFGAGRGEDHLVMITLGTGIGGAILEDGQVKRGKYGVAGEFGHMQVVPGGHRCPCGNRGCWEQYSSGNALVREARELAAADSPVAHQIIERVKGNIPDITGPLITELAREGDAMCVELLQDIGQWLGVGLANLAAALDPSCFVIGGGVSAADDLLIGPARDAFKRHLTGRGYRPEARIAKAQLGPEAGMVGAADLARLVARRFRRTNRRRVERYERYAQIYDQAASTLRSNRNTRTS, encoded by the coding sequence ATGAGCACGTACCGCGACTTCGCACACCGCGGCTCCGCCCGCGCCACCGTCCTGCGGACCGTGGGCACCCGGGAAAGGCGCTCGCACCTCACGGCGCCCCGGGTCCCCACCGTCGGTATCGACATCGGCGGGACCAAGGTCATGGCCGGTGTCGTCGACGCCGACGGCACGATCCTGGAGACGGTGCGCACCGAGACCCCGGACAAGTCCAAGAGCCCCAAGGTCGTCGAGGACACCATCGTCGAACTGGTCCTCGACCTCTCCGACCGCCACGACGTGCACGCCGTCGGCATCGGCGCGGCCGGCTGGGTCGACGCGGACCGCTCCAAGGTGCTCTTCGCTCCGCACCTCGCCTGGCGCGACGAGCCCCTGCGCGACGCCATCGCCTCCCGGCTCGTCGTCCCCGTCATGGTGGACAACGACGCCAACACGGCCGCCTGGGCCGAGTGGCGCTTCGGCGCGGGGCGCGGCGAGGACCACCTCGTCATGATCACGCTCGGCACCGGCATCGGCGGCGCCATCCTGGAGGACGGCCAGGTCAAGCGCGGCAAGTACGGCGTCGCCGGTGAGTTCGGCCACATGCAGGTCGTGCCCGGCGGCCACCGCTGCCCCTGCGGCAACCGCGGCTGCTGGGAGCAGTACAGCTCCGGCAACGCGCTGGTCCGCGAGGCCCGCGAGCTGGCCGCCGCCGACTCCCCGGTCGCCCACCAGATCATCGAGCGGGTCAAGGGCAACATCCCCGACATCACCGGACCGCTCATCACCGAACTCGCCCGCGAGGGCGACGCGATGTGCGTCGAGCTCCTCCAGGACATCGGCCAGTGGCTCGGCGTCGGCCTCGCCAACCTGGCCGCCGCCCTCGACCCCTCCTGCTTCGTCATCGGCGGCGGCGTCAGCGCCGCCGACGACCTCCTCATCGGACCGGCCAGGGACGCCTTCAAGCGCCACCTCACCGGCCGCGGCTACCGCCCGGAGGCCAGGATCGCCAAGGCGCAGCTGGGCCCGGAGGCGGGTATGGTCGGCGCGGCCGACCTCGCCCGGCTGGTGGCCCGCCGCTTCCGCCGCACCAACCGCCGCCGCGTCGAGCGGTACGAGCGGTACGCGCAGATCTACGACCAGGCCGCGAGCACCCTCCGCAGCAACCGCAACACCCGCACTTCGTAG
- a CDS encoding isocitrate lyase/phosphoenolpyruvate mutase family protein: MSHATPHEFSRYAETRAALADPALVPPPPDADGLLGRPMTPFARLHHRGEAFLLPNAWDYASAAALAAEGFEAVGTTSLGVAAGLGLADGAAATEEATVALARRLGRGPFLFSVDAEGGFSDDPAEVAVLARRLHEAGAAGINLEDGRPDGTLTPVGLHAAKIAAVKEAAPGLFVNARTDTYWLGCEQERTADRLAVYERAGADGVFVPGLADRAGIAALTASLVTPLNVLYSPAGPGLAELGALGVRRVSLGSLLYREALSGAVATAAAIRDGRPVKGGTPSYGEVQALAPGAGSGGRGGDDVDDG, from the coding sequence ATGAGCCACGCGACGCCCCATGAGTTCAGCCGGTACGCGGAGACCCGGGCAGCCCTCGCCGACCCCGCGCTCGTCCCTCCCCCGCCGGATGCCGACGGGCTGCTCGGGCGGCCGATGACCCCGTTCGCCCGGCTCCACCACCGGGGCGAAGCCTTCCTGCTGCCCAACGCCTGGGACTACGCGTCGGCCGCCGCGCTGGCCGCCGAGGGGTTCGAGGCGGTGGGGACCACGAGCCTCGGGGTCGCGGCGGGCCTCGGCCTGGCGGACGGGGCGGCGGCCACCGAGGAGGCGACCGTGGCCCTGGCCCGCCGGCTGGGGCGGGGGCCGTTCCTGTTCAGCGTGGACGCCGAGGGCGGCTTCAGCGACGACCCGGCCGAGGTCGCCGTACTGGCCCGACGGCTCCATGAGGCGGGGGCGGCGGGGATCAATCTGGAGGACGGCCGGCCGGACGGCACCCTGACCCCCGTCGGGCTGCACGCCGCGAAGATCGCCGCGGTCAAGGAGGCCGCACCCGGGCTGTTCGTCAACGCCCGCACGGACACGTACTGGCTCGGGTGCGAGCAGGAGCGGACCGCGGACCGGCTGGCGGTCTACGAGCGGGCCGGGGCGGACGGGGTGTTCGTGCCGGGGCTGGCCGACCGGGCGGGGATCGCCGCCCTGACCGCCTCCCTCGTCACCCCGCTGAACGTGCTGTACAGCCCGGCCGGGCCCGGCCTCGCCGAGCTGGGCGCCCTCGGCGTGCGCCGGGTCAGCCTCGGCTCACTGCTCTACCGGGAGGCGCTGTCCGGGGCCGTCGCCACCGCCGCCGCGATCCGCGACGGCCGGCCGGTGAAGGGCGGGACGCCGTCGTACGGGGAGGTGCAGGCGCTGGCGCCGGGGGCCGGGTCAGGGGGTCGCGGCGGAGACGACGTAGACGACGGGTGA
- a CDS encoding winged helix-turn-helix domain-containing protein → MSSLAETAALFADRTRAAFCQALLDGRAWTAGELARHAGVGASTASEQISRLVAGGLLAEERQGRHRYVRLAGPEAAALTEALAAYAPGTPRPHTLAASGRQDAEARARTCYDHLAGRLGVALADAMTARGLVDTGSGIAVTPAGRDWLADALDYRQPAGARRPLVRTCLDWTERRSHLAGALGAALCTAALERGWVRRVGSGRAVKVTPEGSEAFGRLLGVEA, encoded by the coding sequence ATGTCCTCACTCGCCGAGACCGCCGCCCTCTTCGCCGACCGCACCCGGGCCGCCTTCTGCCAGGCGCTGCTGGACGGGCGCGCCTGGACGGCGGGCGAGCTGGCCCGGCACGCGGGCGTCGGCGCGTCCACCGCCAGCGAGCAGATCTCCCGCCTGGTCGCCGGCGGCCTGCTGGCCGAGGAGCGCCAGGGCCGGCACCGCTACGTACGGCTGGCCGGCCCGGAGGCCGCAGCCCTGACCGAGGCGCTGGCCGCGTACGCCCCCGGCACGCCCCGCCCGCACACCCTGGCCGCCTCCGGGCGCCAGGACGCCGAGGCGCGGGCGCGCACCTGCTACGACCATCTGGCGGGCCGGCTGGGCGTGGCCCTCGCGGACGCGATGACCGCGCGCGGCCTGGTCGACACGGGCTCCGGGATCGCCGTCACCCCGGCGGGCCGGGACTGGCTGGCCGACGCCCTGGACTACCGGCAGCCCGCCGGCGCCCGCCGCCCCCTCGTCCGCACCTGCCTGGACTGGACCGAGCGCCGCTCCCATCTCGCCGGCGCCCTCGGCGCGGCGCTGTGCACGGCGGCCCTGGAACGCGGCTGGGTGCGGCGGGTCGGCTCGGGGCGGGCGGTGAAGGTGACGCCGGAGGGGAGCGAGGCGTTCGGGAGGCTGCTCGGGGTGGAGGCGTGA
- a CDS encoding beta-N-acetylhexosaminidase, giving the protein MNAVIPHAGARPSSPAGALPAAGAWHVRAADPALEEVAATVRALLAPHLPDAAGGAPRALALGLDDVTSAPPLGVAPDGGADPVDEGYRLRVDADGITCLARTPEGVFRGATTALQLIATARVTGELPFQELADAPRYAWRGLMVDPARSFLTPDEVRRVIDLAALYKLNVLHLHLTDNEGWRIELPGTPGLTAADADFYTVADYRALQEYAARRFVTVVPEIDLPGHCATLRAAVPGLPPAPAPAGLADRFPFVPPLDLTDAETRAAVTRVLAEVCALTTGPYVHIGADEAFGATPESFDASVRELRALVRGLGKRPVAWQESARAGIGPEDIAQYWVDVAMMDLPDTAEELAARPELVAAGRSMEIIAALKKFFAPTDDDLRRVVESGGRVLLSPQSHLYLDRPYAAGFAPPEQAAEAARLGFDGYRPLGVRHTAAWDPGAYAVPDGCVAGVEATVFAERFKGFEDVSLLLLPRLPSVAEAAWCGRAPAWEEYRNRLAHHGRLWTDRDLPYFASTEVVWR; this is encoded by the coding sequence GTGAACGCCGTCATTCCGCACGCCGGCGCCCGACCGTCCTCCCCCGCCGGCGCCCTGCCCGCCGCCGGCGCGTGGCACGTCCGGGCGGCCGATCCGGCGCTGGAGGAGGTGGCGGCGACCGTACGGGCGCTGCTCGCCCCGCACCTGCCGGACGCGGCCGGCGGCGCACCCCGCGCACTCGCCCTCGGCCTGGACGACGTGACGTCCGCGCCGCCCCTCGGGGTCGCCCCGGACGGGGGTGCGGACCCGGTGGACGAGGGCTACCGGCTGCGCGTGGACGCCGACGGCATCACCTGTCTCGCCCGCACCCCGGAGGGGGTGTTCCGGGGTGCCACGACGGCCCTCCAGCTCATCGCCACCGCCCGCGTCACCGGTGAACTGCCGTTCCAGGAGCTGGCGGACGCCCCGCGCTACGCCTGGCGCGGCCTCATGGTCGACCCGGCCCGCAGCTTCCTCACCCCGGACGAGGTGCGCCGGGTCATCGACCTCGCCGCGCTCTACAAGCTCAACGTCCTGCACCTGCACCTCACCGACAACGAGGGCTGGCGCATCGAACTGCCCGGCACCCCCGGACTGACGGCGGCGGACGCGGACTTCTACACGGTGGCCGACTACCGCGCGCTCCAGGAGTACGCCGCCCGGCGCTTCGTCACCGTCGTCCCCGAGATCGACCTGCCGGGCCACTGCGCGACGCTCCGGGCGGCCGTGCCCGGACTGCCCCCGGCCCCCGCCCCGGCCGGACTCGCGGACCGCTTCCCCTTCGTCCCCCCGCTCGACCTGACCGACGCGGAGACCCGCGCCGCCGTCACCCGCGTCCTTGCCGAGGTCTGCGCGCTGACGACCGGCCCGTACGTGCACATCGGCGCCGACGAGGCGTTCGGCGCGACCCCGGAGAGCTTCGACGCCTCCGTACGCGAACTGCGCGCGCTCGTCCGCGGGCTGGGCAAGCGCCCGGTGGCGTGGCAGGAGTCCGCACGCGCCGGCATCGGGCCCGAGGACATCGCCCAGTACTGGGTGGACGTGGCCATGATGGACCTCCCGGACACGGCGGAGGAGCTGGCCGCACGCCCCGAACTCGTGGCCGCCGGGCGGTCCATGGAGATCATCGCGGCGCTCAAGAAGTTCTTCGCCCCCACCGACGACGACCTCCGGCGGGTGGTCGAGTCGGGCGGGCGCGTCCTGCTGTCGCCGCAGTCCCACCTGTATCTGGACCGCCCGTACGCGGCCGGGTTCGCGCCGCCCGAGCAGGCCGCCGAGGCCGCCCGGCTCGGGTTCGACGGATATCGGCCGCTGGGCGTCCGGCACACGGCGGCCTGGGACCCGGGCGCGTACGCCGTCCCGGACGGATGCGTCGCCGGTGTGGAGGCCACGGTCTTCGCCGAACGCTTCAAGGGCTTCGAGGACGTCTCCCTGCTCCTGCTGCCCCGGCTGCCCTCGGTGGCCGAGGCCGCGTGGTGCGGGCGGGCTCCCGCGTGGGAGGAGTACCGCAACCGTCTGGCCCACCACGGACGGCTGTGGACCGACCGGGACCTGCCCTACTTCGCCTCCACCGAGGTCGTCTGGCGCTGA
- a CDS encoding family 1 glycosylhydrolase has translation MVNEAGPGFALPEGFLMGASTSAHQVEGNNVSSDWWTLESHPGSFVQEPSGDAADSFHRWPEDMDLLRGLGFDAYRFSIEWARVEPERGRISRAAVAHYRAMVRGALERGLTPVVTLHHFTSPQWFSDLGGWTAPGADELFADYVRTCAGILREGVRHVATINEPNIMALMYALKRYAAEHGWESVAHGANAAREAGAAAVDPAAFAPDPEVIRALIRAHRAATAVLRETVPGVRVGWTVANQVYQPEPGAEAAATAYAWPREDVFLEAAREDDWIGVQAYTRHRIGADGTLPPPPGAELTLTGWEFYPEALGDAVRHTAEVVGRHVPILVTENGIATDDDQRRIAYTARALASLAEAMGEGIDVRGYLHWSALDNYEWGSYRPTFGLIAVDRETFVRTPKESARWLGGLARDRRLPASGPLGSVTAPSSR, from the coding sequence ATGGTGAACGAGGCCGGACCCGGTTTCGCGCTGCCGGAAGGCTTCCTCATGGGAGCGTCGACCTCGGCCCACCAGGTCGAGGGCAACAACGTCTCCAGTGACTGGTGGACCCTGGAGAGCCACCCCGGGAGCTTCGTCCAGGAGCCCAGCGGGGACGCGGCCGACAGCTTCCACCGGTGGCCCGAGGACATGGACCTGCTGCGCGGACTCGGCTTCGACGCCTACCGGTTCAGCATCGAGTGGGCCCGGGTCGAGCCGGAGCGCGGCCGGATCTCACGAGCGGCCGTCGCGCACTACCGGGCCATGGTGCGCGGGGCGTTGGAGCGCGGGCTGACCCCGGTGGTGACACTCCACCACTTCACCTCGCCGCAGTGGTTCAGCGACCTCGGTGGCTGGACGGCCCCCGGCGCGGACGAGCTGTTCGCCGACTACGTACGCACCTGCGCCGGCATCCTGCGCGAAGGCGTCCGCCATGTCGCCACCATCAACGAGCCCAACATCATGGCCCTGATGTACGCGCTCAAGCGGTACGCGGCCGAGCACGGCTGGGAGAGCGTCGCGCACGGGGCGAACGCCGCCCGCGAAGCCGGGGCCGCCGCCGTCGACCCGGCCGCCTTCGCCCCGGACCCCGAGGTGATCCGGGCGCTGATCCGCGCCCACCGGGCCGCCACCGCCGTGCTGCGGGAGACCGTGCCCGGGGTCCGGGTCGGCTGGACCGTGGCCAACCAGGTGTACCAGCCCGAACCGGGCGCCGAGGCCGCCGCGACCGCCTACGCGTGGCCCCGCGAGGACGTCTTCCTGGAGGCCGCCCGCGAGGACGACTGGATCGGCGTCCAGGCGTACACCCGCCACCGGATCGGGGCCGACGGCACCCTGCCCCCGCCCCCGGGCGCCGAACTGACCCTCACGGGCTGGGAGTTCTACCCCGAAGCGCTCGGGGATGCGGTCCGGCACACGGCGGAGGTCGTCGGCCGTCACGTGCCGATCCTGGTCACCGAGAACGGCATCGCTACCGACGACGACCAACGCCGCATCGCCTACACCGCGCGCGCCCTCGCGAGCCTCGCCGAGGCGATGGGCGAGGGCATCGACGTACGCGGCTATCTGCACTGGAGCGCCCTCGACAACTACGAGTGGGGAAGCTACCGGCCGACGTTCGGGCTCATCGCGGTCGACCGGGAGACCTTCGTCCGCACACCCAAGGAGTCGGCGCGCTGGCTGGGCGGACTGGCCCGGGACCGCCGGCTGCCGGCCTCCGGGCCGCTCGGCTCGGTGACCGCCCCGTCCTCGCGTTAG
- a CDS encoding TetR/AcrR family transcriptional regulator, protein MAKRGPYEKGEAKRSEILHAALEIFAAEGYRGTSLRKVAAKCSLSLPGLMHYFDSKEDLLTQVLRMRDETARARQVERADPHGYREIIREGAKTPGLVELFVSMAAAASDPAHPAHAHFAERYPVLRERVADFVRDGIAEGRISSTVPPERLAVLLIAVADGIQLQWLIDRSTDMEQPIEDLLSILDPRTAPEGA, encoded by the coding sequence ATGGCGAAACGGGGCCCGTACGAGAAGGGCGAGGCCAAGCGCAGCGAGATCCTGCACGCGGCACTGGAGATCTTTGCCGCCGAGGGGTACCGCGGTACCTCCCTGCGCAAGGTGGCGGCGAAGTGCAGTCTCAGCCTGCCCGGCCTGATGCACTACTTCGACTCCAAGGAGGACCTGCTCACCCAGGTCCTGCGCATGCGGGACGAGACCGCGCGGGCGCGGCAGGTGGAGCGTGCCGATCCGCACGGCTACCGCGAGATCATCCGGGAGGGCGCGAAGACGCCCGGCCTGGTCGAGCTGTTCGTCTCCATGGCCGCCGCCGCCAGCGACCCGGCCCACCCCGCCCACGCCCACTTCGCCGAGCGCTACCCGGTGCTGCGCGAACGCGTCGCCGACTTCGTCCGGGACGGGATCGCGGAGGGGCGGATCAGCTCCACCGTGCCGCCGGAGCGGCTGGCCGTCCTCCTGATCGCCGTGGCCGACGGCATCCAGCTGCAATGGCTGATCGACCGGTCCACGGACATGGAGCAGCCCATCGAGGACCTGCTCTCGATCCTGGATCCGCGTACGGCTCCCGAAGGGGCCTGA